One Gadus chalcogrammus isolate NIFS_2021 chromosome 4, NIFS_Gcha_1.0, whole genome shotgun sequence DNA segment encodes these proteins:
- the ackr3b gene encoding atypical chemokine receptor 3b yields MSLSVNDLTEMMEMWEELNFSSSAAGAGPSSGGSPAGADPLDNVTHVEAFMCQTVFSQSSFLYSLSVLYVFVFLVGLAANALVVWVNVRSERDRYETHLYILNLAVADLCVVATLPVWISSLLQHGHWPFGQAVCKITHLVFSVNLFSSIFFLACMSVDRYVSVATQGDGRPNSRRKKVLRRAVCVLVWLLALAASVPDTYFLRAVKSSHSDVTFCRPVYPLDNPRDWMVGIQMSFMVLGFAIPFPVIALFYVLLARAIPPGSEHEHRVSRKIILSYIVVFLVCWLPYHGVLLVDTLTLLNVLPFSCGLENFLYVALHLTQCLSLLHCCVNPVLYNFINRNYRYDLMKAFIFKYSTRTGLAKLIDASESEYSPGAVESSVPLNL; encoded by the coding sequence ATGAGCCTGAGCGTCAACGACCTGACGGAGATGATGGAGATGTGGGAGGAGCTCAACTTCTCGTCATCGGCGGCGGGCGCGGGTCCCTCGTCGGGGGGGTCGCCCGCGGGGGCCGACCCCCTGGACAACGTGACGCACGTGGAGGCCTTCATGTGCCAGACGGTCTTCAGCCAGAGCTCCTTCCTCTACTCCCTGTCCGTCCTCTACGTCTTCGTCTTCCTGGTTGGCCTGGCCGCCAACGCCCTGGTGGTGTGGGTGAACGTGCGCAGCGAGCGCGACCGCTACGAGACCCACCTGTACATCCTGAACCTGGCCGTGGCCGACCTGTGCGTGGTGGCCACCCTGCCCGTGTGGATCAGCTCGCTGCTGCAGCACGGCCACTGGCCCTTCGGCCAGGCCGTGTGCAAGATCACCCACCTGGTGTTCAGCGTCAACCTCTTCAGCAGCATCTTCTTCCTCGCCTGCATGAGCGTGGACCGCTACGTCTCCGTGGCGACGCAGGGCGACGGCCGCCCCAACAGCCGCAGGAAGAAGGTCCTCCGCCGGGCCGTCTGCGTCCTGGTGTGGCTCCTGGCGCTGGCCGCCTCCGTGCCCGACACCTACTTCCTGAGGGCCGTCAAGTCCAGCCACTCGGACGTGACCTTCTGCCGGCCCGTGTACCCGCTGGACAACCCCCGGGACTGGATGGTGGGCATCCAGATGAGCTTCATGGTGCTGGGCTTCGCCATCCCCTTCCCCGTCATCGCCCTGTTCTACGTGCTGCTGGCCCGCGCCATCCCGCCGGGCTCGGAGCACGAGCACCGCGTGAGCCGCAAGATCATCCTGAGCTACATCGTGGTGTTCCTGGTGTGCTGGCTGCCCTACCACGGCGTGCTGCTGGTGGACACGCTGACGCTGCTCAACGTGCTGCCGTTCAGCTGCGGCCTGGAGAACTTCCTGTACGTGGCGCTGCACCTGACGCAGTGCCTGTCGCTGCTGCACTGCTGCGTCAACCCCGTGCTGTACAACTTCATCAATCGCAACTACCGCTACGACCTCATGAAGGCCTTCATCTTCAAGTACTCCACCCGCACGGGGCTGGCCAAGCTCATCGACGCCTCCGAGAGCGAGTACTCGCCAGGGGCGGTGGAGAGCAGCGTCCCGTTGAACCTCTGA